Proteins found in one Quercus robur chromosome 2, dhQueRobu3.1, whole genome shotgun sequence genomic segment:
- the LOC126714173 gene encoding pentatricopeptide repeat-containing protein At5g04780, mitochondrial-like, which translates to MIKWTMKLWCLISLQKPLLQPLYLPTHFLFSAKLIQTYAKFSGDPQTTTAILSSFHAKIFTPPTSISYSKLLSQCTASKSVTSGMEVHAHMIRFGLSEDPSFRNHLISLYSKCRCFGYARKLVEESSEPDLVSWSALISGYAQNGLGEEALLAFHEMHLLGVKCNQFTFPSVLKACSMTKDLELGKQVHGIAVVTGFESDVFVANTLVVMYAKCGEFGSSRRLFDTIPERNVVSWNALFSCYVQGDFCGEAVDLFQEMILNGIRPNEFSLSSILNACSGLGDDSQGKKTHGYLIKLGYDSDPFSANALVDMYAKVGDIEDAVAVFEEIARPDIVSWNAVIAGCVLHEYHGWALNLFAQMKRSEICPNMFTLSSALKACAGLGLKALGRQLHSRLITMDIESDSFVGVGLIDMYSKCDMMGEARMVFYLMPKKDLIAWNAVISGHAYNGEDMEAVSLFTEMFKEGIGFNQTTLSTVLKSTASLLYINVCKQVHALSVKSGFHSDNYVVNSILDTYGKCSHAENAARIFEECPIGDLVAFTSMITAYAQYGQGEEALKLYLQMQDRGIKPDPFVCSSLLNACANLSAYEQGKQIHVHVLKFGFMSDVFAGNSLVNMYAKCGSIDDADCAFSEIPERGIVSWSAMIGGLAQHGHGKQALQLFNQMLHDGVPPNHITLVSVLCACNHAGLVTEARHYFNSMEELFGIEPMQEHYACMIDLLARAGKLNEAMELMNMMPFQANGSVWGALLGAARIHKNVHLGQHAAKMLLTLEPEKSGTHILLANIYASAGMWENVAKVRRLMKDSNVKKEPGMSWIEVKDKVFTFIVGDRSHYRSKEIYAKLDELADLMNKAGYVPMVEIDLHDLEHSEKEQLLFHHSERLAVAFGLIATPPGTPIRVKKNLRICMDCHAAFKFICKIVSREIIVRDVNRFHHFKDGLCSCGDYW; encoded by the coding sequence ATGATCAAATGGACCATGAAACTTTGGTGCCTCATTTCCCTCCAAAAACCTCTTCTCCAACCACTTTACCTACCAacccattttctcttttctgcTAAACTTATCCAAACCTACGCTAAATTTAGCGGAGACCCACAAACCACAACAGCTATTTTAAGCTCTTTCCATGCAAAAATCTTCACACCCCCCACCTCTATATCTTACTCTAAGCTCCTCTCACAATGCACTGCTTCCAAGTCTGTGACTTCAGGTATGGAAGTCCATGCTCACATGATCAGATTTGGATTATCTGAGGACCCCAGTTTTCGGAATCATTTGATTAGTCTGTACTCAAAGTGTCGGTGTTTCGGGTATGCACGGAAGCTGGTTGAGGAAAGTTCTGAACCGGATTTGGTTTCTTGGTCTGCTTTGATATCTGGGTATGCACAAAATGGGCTTGGTGAGGAAGCCCTTTTGGCCTTTCATGAGATGCATTTGTTGGGTGTTAAGTGCAATCAGTTTACGTTTCCTAGTGTTCTTAAGGCGTGCTCGATGACAAAGGATTTGGAGCTGGGGAAGCAGGTTCATGGCATTGCAGTTGTGACAGGGTTTGAGTCCGATGTGTTTGTTGCGAATACTTTGGTTGTTATGTATGCAAAATGTGGGGAGTTTGGGAGTTCGAGGAGACTGTTTGATACAATTCCTGAGCGGAATGTTGTTTCGTGGAATGCGTTGTTTTCTTGTTATGTGCAGGGTGATTTCTGTGGAGAAGCAGTGGATTTGTTTCAGGAAATGATTTTGAATGGAATTAGACCTAATGAGTTTAGTTTGTCCAGTATACTGAATGCATGCTCAGGTTTGGGGGATGATAGTCAAGGAAAGAAAACCCATGGGTATTTGATAAAGCTTGGGTATGATTCTGATCCATTCTCAGCAAATGCACTTGTTGATATGTATGCAAAAGTAGGAGATATTGAAGATGCAGTTGCTGTTTTTGAGGAAATAGCAAGACCTGACATTGTTTCCTGGAATGCTGTTATTGCTGGCTGTGTTCTTCATGAGTACCATGGTTGGGCTTTAAACTTGTTTGCGCAAATGAAAAGGTCAGAAATATGTCCAAATATGTTTACCTTATCTAGTGCTCTTAAAGCTTGTGCTGGCTTGGGGCTCAAGGCATTGGGTAGACAGTTGCACTCTAGATTGATAACAATGGATATAGAATCAGATTCGTTTGTGGGTGTAGGACTGATAGATATGTACTCAAAGTGTGATATGATGGGTGAAGCGAGGatggttttttatttgatgCCAAAAAAGGACTTGATTGCATGGAATGCTGTTATCTCTGGACATGCATACAATGGAGAAGACATGGAGGCTGTATCCCTTTTCACTGAGATGTTCAAGGAGGGAATTGGATTCAACCAGACTACATTATCCACAGTCCTAAAATCTACAGCTAGTTTGCTGTATATCAATGTTTGTAAACAAGTTCATGCACTTTCTGTAAAATCAGGTTTTCATTCTGACAATTATGTTGTAAACAGCATTCTTGATACATACGGAAAATGTAGCCATGCTGAAAATGCTGCAAGAATTTTTGAAGAATGCCCAATTGGAGATCTGGTGGCTTTCACATCCATGATCACAGCTTATGCTCAATATGGTCAAGGAGAGGAAGCACTAAAGCTCTATTTGCAAATGCAAGATAGGGGAATCAAGCCGGATCCATTTGTTTGCAGTTCCCTTCTGAATGCCTGTGCAAATTTATCAGCATATGAACAAGGAAAACAGATACATGTCCATGTTCTGAAGTTCGGATTCATGTCTGATGTCTTTGCCGGGAATTCCCTAGTCAACATGTATGCAAAATGTGGAAGCATTGATGATGCAGACTGTGCTTTCTCTGAGATACCTGAGAGAGGAATAGTTTCTTGGTCTGCAATGATTGGGGGACTTGCACAGCATGGGCATGGGAAGCAGGCCCTCCAACTGTTTAATCAGATGCTTCATGATGGTGTCCCCCCCAATCACATAACTTTAGTTAGTGTCCTTTGTGCATGCAATCATGCGGGTCTGGTAACTGAAGCCAGACATTATTTCAATTCAATGGAAGAGTTGTTTGGTATTGAACCAATGCAAGAGCATTATGCTTGTATGATTGATCTCCTTGCCCGTGCTGGAAAATTAAATGAAGCAATGGAACTAATGAACATGATGCCATTTCAAGCTAATGGTTCAGTTTGGGGTGCGCTTCTTGGAGCAGCAAGAATCCATAAAAATGTTCATCTGGGCCAACATGCTGCTAAGATGCTTCTAACTCTTGAACCAGAGAAATCTGGTACCCATATTCTTCTTGCAAACATTTATGCATCAGCTGGCATGTGGGAAAATGTTGCAAAGGTAAGAAGGCTTATGAAAGATAGCAATGTGAAGAAGGAACCTGGAATGAGTTGGATTGAGGTCAAAGACAAGGTATTCACCTTTATTGTGGGAGATAGAAGCCATTATAGAAGCAAGGAAATATATGCCAAGCTTGATGAGCTGGCTGACCTTATGAATAAAGCTGGCTATGTTCCCATGGTAGAGATTGACCTCCATGATCTAGAACATAGTGAAAAGGAGCAGCTTTTATTCCACCATAGTGAAAGGCTTGCAGTGGCTTTTGGTTTGATTGCTACTCCACCAGGAACTCCAATTAGGGTGAAGAAGAATCTTCGAATCTGTATGGATTGCCATGCCGCATTCAAGTTCATCTGTAAAATTGTCTCAAGGGAGATTATCGTGAGAGATGTCAATAGATTCCACCATTTTAAAGatggtttgtgttcttgtggagactattggtga